One Pseudomonas brassicacearum genomic region harbors:
- a CDS encoding Tim44 domain-containing protein translates to MKRFLSVAMALCIGLTMAIDANAAKRFGGGKSSGAAPTHQTSQMAPSSAAGSTAATAGAAGAAGAATKASGASRWLGPLAGIAAGGLLASMFMGDGFQGMQIFDILIMAVIAFLVFRFIAARRRKQQEQLAPAGHAPMQREVFNQQPASGSIFGGSAAPVAARPVINAPAWFNEQRFIEAARSHFMSLQQHWDANEMDKIAEFVTPQLLEFLKRERSELGDGFQSTYIDNLQVQLDGVDDRADKTIATLTFSGLSKDSRFDKGEAFSESWNMERAQGDDQPWLVAGIRQNG, encoded by the coding sequence ATGAAACGTTTTCTTAGCGTCGCCATGGCGTTGTGCATCGGCCTGACGATGGCCATCGATGCCAATGCCGCCAAGCGCTTTGGCGGTGGTAAAAGCTCGGGGGCAGCCCCGACTCACCAGACCAGCCAGATGGCGCCGTCTTCTGCCGCCGGTTCTACCGCAGCCACCGCAGGTGCGGCCGGTGCCGCGGGCGCAGCCACCAAGGCCAGCGGTGCTTCGCGCTGGCTCGGACCCCTGGCCGGCATCGCCGCCGGTGGCCTGCTCGCCTCCATGTTCATGGGTGACGGCTTCCAGGGCATGCAAATCTTCGACATCCTGATCATGGCGGTCATCGCCTTCCTGGTCTTCCGCTTCATTGCCGCCCGTCGCCGCAAGCAGCAAGAGCAGCTCGCTCCGGCTGGCCATGCGCCGATGCAACGTGAAGTGTTCAACCAGCAGCCTGCCAGTGGTTCGATCTTCGGCGGCTCGGCAGCGCCTGTGGCCGCTCGTCCGGTCATCAACGCGCCAGCCTGGTTCAACGAACAACGCTTCATCGAGGCCGCGCGCAGCCACTTCATGTCCTTGCAGCAGCATTGGGACGCGAACGAAATGGACAAGATCGCCGAATTCGTGACCCCGCAATTGCTGGAATTCCTCAAGCGCGAGCGCAGCGAACTGGGGGATGGCTTCCAGTCCACCTATATCGACAATCTGCAGGTGCAACTGGACGGTGTCGACGATCGCGCCGACAAGACCATCGCCACCCTGACCTTCAGCGGCTTGTCGAAGGACTCTCGCTTCGACAAGGGCGAAGCGTTCAGCGAAAGCTGGAACATGGAACGTGCCCAGGGCGATGACCAGCCTTGGCTGGTGGCCGGTATCCGCCAGAACGGTTGA
- a CDS encoding SMI1/KNR4 family protein, producing MEEIIEQLREANEPVPVPLELPDEDLLVEIEEQLFIDIPFVFREFLLTVSDVVYGSLEPVTVTDPQSHTYLPDVAANAWDAGVDRSLIPICQDGDDYYCVEEDGTVVLWQAEEELIAEETWESVWHWARDVWLES from the coding sequence GTGGAAGAAATCATCGAACAATTGCGTGAAGCCAACGAGCCCGTACCGGTTCCGCTGGAGTTGCCCGACGAAGACTTGCTGGTAGAGATCGAGGAGCAGTTGTTCATCGATATCCCATTTGTCTTCCGGGAGTTTTTGCTGACCGTCAGCGATGTGGTCTACGGCAGCCTGGAACCGGTGACCGTTACCGATCCACAATCACATACCTACCTGCCGGACGTGGCCGCCAATGCCTGGGATGCCGGTGTCGATCGCAGCCTGATCCCGATCTGCCAGGACGGCGACGATTATTATTGCGTCGAAGAGGACGGCACCGTGGTGCTGTGGCAGGCCGAAGAAGAACTGATCGCCGAAGAGACCTGGGAATCGGTCTGGCACTGGGCCCGGGACGTCTGGCTGGAAAGCTGA
- a CDS encoding cation:proton antiporter, giving the protein MHAISFIQDLAIIMMAAGLVTVLFHRFKQPVVLGYIVAGFIIGPHTPPFGFIHDEDTIKTLAELGVIFLMFCLGLEFSLRKLFQVGATAFIAAFLEIVLMIWIGYEIGRWFDWGTMDSLFLGAILAISSTTIIVKALNDLKMKNERFAQLIFGVLIVEDILGIGIIALLSSIAVSGTVSSGEVFSTVGKLSLFMIVALVIGILLVPRVLAYVAKFDSNEMLLITVLGLCFGFCLLVVKLEYSMVLGAFLIGAIMAESRQLLKIERLVEPVRDLFSAIFFVAIGLMLDPAILLQYAWPIAVITGAVVLGKMLSCGLGAFIAGNDGRTSLRVGMGLSQIGEFSFIIASLGMTLQVTSDFLYPVAVAVSVLTTLMTPYLIRAADPLSIKLATVMPQRLTRVLGMYGEWLRSIQPQGEGAVVASIIRRILLQVGINLALVIAVFVSGGYFAERMSTYLQAWISDPSWQKALIWGGALLLSLPFLIAAYRKLKALSMLLAEMGVKPEMAGRHTQRVRRVIAEVIPLLSLLVIFLLLAALSASILPTNKLLVLIAVVATAVAALLWRWFVRLHTRMQVALLETLDNHKDSSGH; this is encoded by the coding sequence ATGCATGCCATCAGCTTCATTCAAGACTTGGCGATCATCATGATGGCTGCGGGGCTGGTGACCGTACTTTTTCATCGCTTCAAACAGCCGGTGGTACTGGGCTACATCGTGGCCGGCTTCATCATCGGCCCGCATACGCCACCGTTCGGCTTCATCCACGATGAAGACACGATCAAGACATTGGCCGAACTCGGGGTAATCTTCCTCATGTTCTGCCTGGGCCTGGAGTTCAGCCTGCGCAAGTTGTTCCAGGTCGGGGCCACGGCGTTCATCGCGGCGTTCCTCGAAATCGTGCTGATGATCTGGATTGGCTACGAAATTGGTCGCTGGTTCGACTGGGGCACCATGGACTCGCTGTTCCTCGGCGCCATCCTGGCGATCTCCTCGACCACCATCATCGTCAAGGCCCTCAACGACCTGAAGATGAAGAACGAGCGCTTCGCGCAGCTGATTTTCGGGGTGTTGATCGTCGAGGACATCCTGGGCATCGGCATCATCGCCTTGCTGTCGAGCATTGCCGTCAGCGGCACGGTGAGTTCCGGCGAGGTGTTTTCCACCGTCGGCAAGCTGTCGCTATTCATGATTGTTGCGTTGGTCATCGGCATTCTGCTGGTGCCGAGGGTACTGGCCTACGTGGCGAAGTTCGACAGCAATGAAATGCTGCTGATTACCGTGCTAGGCCTGTGTTTCGGTTTCTGCCTGCTGGTGGTGAAGCTGGAATACAGCATGGTGCTCGGAGCGTTCCTGATCGGTGCGATCATGGCCGAGTCCCGGCAACTGCTGAAAATCGAGCGGCTGGTGGAGCCGGTGCGTGATCTGTTCAGCGCGATTTTCTTTGTCGCCATCGGGCTGATGCTTGATCCGGCCATATTGCTGCAATATGCCTGGCCGATTGCCGTGATCACTGGCGCCGTGGTGCTCGGCAAGATGCTGTCCTGCGGCCTCGGTGCCTTTATCGCGGGCAACGATGGACGCACCTCACTGCGCGTTGGGATGGGGCTTTCACAAATCGGCGAGTTTTCCTTCATCATTGCCTCGCTGGGGATGACCTTGCAGGTGACTAGCGACTTCCTCTATCCAGTAGCGGTTGCCGTCTCGGTGTTGACCACTCTGATGACGCCATACCTGATCCGGGCTGCCGATCCATTGTCCATCAAGTTGGCAACGGTCATGCCGCAACGGCTGACGCGGGTGCTGGGGATGTATGGCGAGTGGCTGCGCAGCATCCAGCCCCAAGGTGAGGGGGCGGTAGTGGCCTCGATCATCAGGCGGATTTTGTTGCAGGTCGGGATCAACCTGGCCCTGGTCATCGCAGTTTTTGTTTCGGGTGGCTATTTCGCCGAGCGGATGTCGACCTATCTGCAAGCGTGGATCAGCGACCCGAGCTGGCAGAAAGCATTGATCTGGGGCGGGGCGTTGCTGCTGTCGCTACCGTTCTTGATTGCCGCGTACCGCAAGCTCAAGGCGCTGTCGATGTTGCTGGCGGAGATGGGCGTGAAGCCGGAGATGGCGGGCCGCCACACCCAGCGCGTGCGCCGGGTGATCGCCGAGGTGATCCCGCTGCTCTCGCTGCTGGTGATCTTCCTGCTATTGGCCGCCTTGTCGGCCAGCATCCTGCCGACCAACAAGTTGCTGGTGTTGATCGCCGTGGTGGCGACTGCCGTGGCGGCGCTGCTCTGGCGCTGGTTCGTCCGCCTGCATACGCGGATGCAGGTGGCCTTGCTCGAAACCCTGGACAATCACAAGGACTCGTCCGGGCATTGA
- a CDS encoding acyl-CoA thioesterase, giving the protein MEPGNAQLSMTVLMTPDMANFSGNVHGGTLLKYLDEVAYACASRYAGRYVVTLSVDQVIFREPIHVGELVTFLASVNYTGNTSMEVGIKVVTENIRERSVRHTNSCFFTMVAVDDQRKPAAVPALQPQNGEAKRRYEQAQQRRQIRQELEKRYQEIKADGP; this is encoded by the coding sequence ATGGAACCCGGAAACGCCCAGCTGTCGATGACGGTGTTGATGACCCCCGATATGGCCAACTTCTCTGGCAATGTCCATGGCGGCACCCTGCTCAAATACCTCGACGAAGTCGCCTATGCCTGCGCCAGCCGCTACGCCGGACGCTACGTGGTGACCCTATCGGTTGACCAGGTGATCTTCCGTGAGCCGATTCATGTCGGCGAGCTGGTGACTTTCCTGGCGTCGGTGAACTACACCGGCAACACATCGATGGAGGTGGGCATCAAAGTCGTGACCGAAAACATTCGCGAACGCTCGGTACGCCACACCAACAGCTGCTTCTTCACCATGGTCGCGGTGGACGACCAGCGCAAGCCGGCCGCTGTCCCTGCGCTGCAACCGCAGAACGGCGAAGCAAAGCGCCGTTATGAACAAGCCCAGCAACGCCGGCAGATCCGCCAGGAGCTGGAAAAGCGGTATCAGGAGATCAAGGCGGACGGGCCTTAA
- the pdxY gene encoding pyridoxal kinase PdxY has protein sequence MKRTPHLLAIQSHVVFGHAGNSAAVFPMQRIGVNVWPLNTVQFSNHTQYGQWTGEVLAPHQIPALVEGIAAIGELGNCDAVLSGYLGSAAQGRAILTGVARIKVANPKALYLCDPVMGHPEKGCIVAPEVSEFLLEEAAAVADLMCPNQLELDSFSGRKAQSLLDCLAMARALLARGPKAVLVKHLAYPGKPDDSFEMLLVTADGSWHLRRPLLAFPRQPVGVGDLTSGLFLARILLGDSLVAAFEFAAAAVHEVLLETQACASYELQLIRAQDRIAHPRVRFEAVPISL, from the coding sequence ATGAAACGTACACCTCATCTGCTTGCCATCCAGTCTCACGTGGTATTCGGTCACGCCGGCAACAGCGCTGCCGTATTTCCGATGCAGCGGATTGGGGTGAATGTATGGCCGCTCAATACCGTACAGTTTTCCAATCACACCCAGTACGGGCAATGGACTGGGGAAGTGCTTGCGCCGCATCAGATACCGGCCTTGGTGGAGGGCATCGCGGCGATCGGTGAGCTGGGCAATTGCGATGCGGTGCTGTCCGGGTACCTGGGCAGCGCCGCCCAGGGGCGGGCGATCTTGACGGGGGTGGCGCGGATCAAGGTTGCCAACCCCAAGGCGCTGTACCTGTGCGACCCCGTCATGGGGCATCCAGAGAAGGGCTGCATCGTGGCGCCCGAAGTGAGCGAGTTTCTGCTGGAAGAAGCCGCTGCCGTGGCGGACCTCATGTGCCCGAACCAACTGGAGCTGGACAGTTTTTCGGGGCGCAAGGCGCAGTCGCTGCTGGACTGCCTGGCCATGGCCCGTGCATTGCTCGCCCGTGGGCCGAAAGCGGTGTTGGTCAAGCATCTGGCCTATCCCGGCAAGCCCGATGACAGCTTCGAAATGCTGCTGGTGACCGCCGATGGCAGCTGGCATCTACGCCGTCCGCTGCTGGCTTTCCCTCGTCAACCGGTGGGCGTGGGTGACCTGACGTCGGGGTTGTTCCTGGCGCGGATACTGCTGGGAGACAGCCTGGTGGCGGCGTTCGAGTTCGCCGCCGCAGCGGTACATGAAGTACTGCTGGAAACCCAGGCCTGCGCCAGCTACGAGCTGCAACTGATCCGCGCCCAGGATCGGATTGCCCATCCACGAGTGCGTTTCGAGGCGGTGCCGATCAGCCTCTGA
- a CDS encoding DUF3301 domain-containing protein encodes MLTLGNIFVLMLLATGGAWLWHNHGLRERALARVMQHCANLKIELLDGNVALKKIGFVKDANGRRRLARIYNFEFTVTGETRHSGTITQFGAHSAHIELAPYPMPFEESPPTPIEPVPTRPRAEVIELSQWRQEHNKWKP; translated from the coding sequence ATGCTGACCCTTGGAAATATTTTCGTGCTGATGCTGCTGGCTACCGGCGGCGCCTGGCTGTGGCATAACCATGGCTTGCGCGAACGGGCCTTGGCGAGGGTCATGCAGCATTGCGCCAACCTCAAGATCGAGCTGCTGGACGGCAACGTGGCGCTGAAAAAGATCGGCTTCGTGAAAGATGCGAACGGACGACGACGCTTGGCGCGTATCTATAATTTCGAATTTACCGTCACGGGTGAGACCCGCCATTCGGGCACCATTACCCAGTTCGGTGCCCACAGCGCACACATCGAGCTGGCGCCCTACCCGATGCCATTCGAAGAATCACCGCCCACGCCGATTGAACCGGTCCCGACCAGGCCCAGGGCTGAGGTCATCGAGTTGAGCCAGTGGCGTCAGGAACACAACAAGTGGAAGCCTTGA
- a CDS encoding CobW family GTP-binding protein gives MLQNIPTHVIAGPLGAGKTSLIKQLLAQRPANERWAVLINEFGQIGLDAALLTQAADGIALGEVAGGCLCCVNGAPFQIGLGRLLRKARPHRLFIEPSGLGHPAQLMRQLSEAPWLGVLAVQSCVLVLDAQAMAAGKPLPEAQRQALDYAGLLVLNKAENLTETDRAHVTAQLPQRALYWTQQAVLPIDRLPGLAARGSGVVNNLVLPKDVGQMPAIWTDPKSPICLYQQQEGSWSIGWRWHPSQSFDTVALAQWLRGWGWKRAKLVIHSADGWVSANALDGTALGWNASEWRQDSRIELIFDEPQDVDALQAGLANCRCP, from the coding sequence ATGTTGCAGAACATTCCCACCCATGTCATCGCCGGCCCCTTGGGCGCGGGCAAGACCAGCTTGATCAAGCAACTGCTGGCCCAGCGCCCGGCCAACGAACGCTGGGCGGTGTTGATCAACGAGTTCGGCCAGATAGGCCTGGATGCCGCGCTGCTGACCCAGGCCGCCGATGGTATCGCACTGGGCGAAGTGGCCGGCGGCTGTTTGTGTTGCGTAAACGGTGCGCCCTTTCAGATCGGTCTCGGTCGTTTGCTGCGCAAGGCGCGACCGCACCGACTGTTCATCGAGCCTTCCGGGCTGGGCCATCCGGCGCAACTGATGCGACAACTGAGCGAAGCGCCCTGGCTCGGCGTGCTGGCGGTCCAGTCTTGCGTGCTGGTGCTGGACGCCCAGGCGATGGCGGCGGGCAAGCCGTTGCCCGAGGCCCAACGACAAGCCTTGGACTACGCCGGACTGTTGGTGTTGAACAAAGCTGAAAACCTCACCGAAACCGATCGCGCCCACGTCACCGCGCAACTGCCGCAGCGTGCGTTGTACTGGACACAACAGGCGGTGCTGCCGATTGATCGACTGCCAGGGTTGGCGGCTCGAGGGAGCGGGGTTGTGAATAACCTGGTCTTGCCTAAGGACGTGGGCCAGATGCCAGCCATCTGGACTGACCCGAAGTCGCCGATCTGCCTGTATCAGCAGCAGGAAGGCAGTTGGAGTATCGGCTGGCGCTGGCATCCGAGCCAGTCATTCGACACGGTGGCGCTGGCTCAATGGCTAAGAGGCTGGGGTTGGAAACGCGCGAAGCTGGTTATCCACAGCGCCGACGGCTGGGTATCAGCCAATGCGTTGGACGGCACCGCACTGGGTTGGAACGCCAGCGAGTGGCGCCAGGACTCACGGATCGAACTGATTTTCGATGAGCCGCAAGACGTTGATGCCCTGCAAGCCGGTCTGGCGAATTGCCGGTGCCCCTGA
- a CDS encoding DUF1826 domain-containing protein, translating to MLASTLKRPTQVRQVQGETPRILTQILDDGTNLAVWQRELPAHIHDFSALVLSLDEPLAESLVLELPEEDAPPALHGLAKGFSDLQGYEGFIADVAWLVSAFACLLGARRIGLRLRTLDKAMCPRFHVDHVPVRLITTYAGVGSQWLEEGAMDRRCLAQPEAEPCDPRVIQQLCSGDVALLKGEKWHGNEGSGLIHRSPEPAPGERRLILTLDWLA from the coding sequence ATGCTGGCGTCCACTCTGAAAAGGCCTACACAGGTGCGGCAGGTCCAGGGCGAAACGCCGCGGATTCTGACGCAGATCCTGGACGACGGCACCAACCTGGCGGTCTGGCAACGTGAGCTTCCGGCCCACATCCACGATTTTTCGGCGTTGGTGCTTTCGCTGGATGAGCCTCTGGCTGAGTCGCTGGTTCTCGAATTGCCGGAAGAGGACGCACCACCGGCGTTGCACGGTCTCGCCAAGGGCTTCAGCGACCTACAAGGCTACGAGGGCTTTATCGCCGACGTCGCCTGGCTGGTCAGCGCGTTTGCGTGCCTGCTAGGGGCACGGCGTATCGGCCTGCGTCTGCGCACTCTGGACAAAGCCATGTGCCCGCGCTTTCACGTCGACCACGTGCCGGTACGGCTGATCACCACTTACGCCGGTGTCGGCAGCCAATGGTTGGAGGAGGGGGCCATGGACCGTCGATGCCTGGCGCAGCCTGAGGCCGAGCCCTGCGATCCGCGCGTAATCCAGCAGCTGTGCAGTGGTGATGTGGCGTTGCTTAAAGGCGAGAAATGGCACGGCAATGAAGGGTCCGGCCTGATCCATCGTTCGCCGGAGCCGGCCCCGGGGGAACGTCGATTGATCCTCACGCTGGACTGGCTGGCCTAA
- the zigA gene encoding zinc metallochaperone GTPase ZigA — protein MPNRLPVTVLSGFLGAGKSTLLNHVLRNRDNLRVAVIVNDMSEINIDGSEVQRDVTLNRAEEKLVEMSNGCICCTLREDLLEEVGQLAREGRFDYLLIESTGISEPLPVAETFTFRDEEGRSLADVARLDTMVTVVDGVNFLLDFQAAESLASRGETLGEEDERSITDLLIEQIEFADVILISKIDLISRHEREELVAILQRLNAQARIIPMVMGQVPLGSILDTGLFDFERAAQAPGWLQELRGEHVPETEEYGIASTAYRARRPFHPQRFFNLIDRPWTNGKLLRSKGFFWLASKPEEAGSWSQAGGLMRHGFAGRWWRFVPKNQWPQDEESTAAILNNWLATTGDCRQELVFIGQNIDFTRLSAELDACLLTDAEMALGVESWRLLPDPFGPWHDEVAA, from the coding sequence ATGCCCAATCGCCTTCCCGTCACCGTACTTTCCGGCTTCCTTGGTGCCGGCAAAAGTACGCTGCTCAATCACGTGCTGCGTAATCGCGACAATCTACGGGTCGCCGTGATCGTCAACGATATGAGCGAGATCAACATCGATGGCAGCGAAGTCCAGCGAGATGTCACCCTGAACCGCGCCGAAGAGAAACTGGTGGAGATGAGCAATGGCTGCATCTGCTGCACGTTGCGGGAGGACTTGCTGGAGGAAGTCGGTCAGCTCGCCAGGGAGGGGCGCTTCGATTATCTGCTGATCGAATCGACGGGTATTTCTGAACCCTTGCCGGTGGCTGAAACCTTCACTTTCCGCGATGAAGAGGGCCGCAGCCTGGCCGATGTCGCCCGGCTCGACACGATGGTGACGGTGGTTGATGGCGTGAATTTCCTGCTGGATTTCCAGGCCGCCGAAAGCCTTGCGTCACGGGGTGAAACCTTGGGCGAGGAAGACGAGCGCTCGATTACTGACCTGTTGATCGAACAGATCGAGTTCGCCGACGTGATTTTGATCAGCAAAATCGACCTGATCAGCCGTCACGAACGGGAGGAGTTGGTCGCCATTCTGCAACGTCTCAACGCCCAGGCCCGGATCATCCCCATGGTCATGGGACAGGTCCCCTTGGGGAGCATTCTCGACACCGGCCTTTTCGACTTTGAGCGCGCGGCTCAAGCCCCCGGCTGGCTACAGGAGCTGCGCGGCGAACATGTGCCCGAGACCGAAGAATATGGCATCGCCTCGACGGCCTATCGGGCGCGCCGACCCTTTCATCCCCAGCGGTTTTTCAATTTGATCGACCGCCCATGGACCAATGGCAAGCTCCTACGCTCCAAGGGTTTCTTCTGGCTGGCCAGCAAACCCGAAGAAGCGGGCAGTTGGTCCCAGGCCGGCGGCTTAATGCGGCACGGATTTGCCGGGCGCTGGTGGCGTTTCGTACCAAAAAACCAATGGCCGCAGGACGAAGAAAGTACCGCCGCCATTCTGAACAACTGGCTTGCGACCACGGGCGATTGCCGCCAGGAGTTGGTATTCATCGGGCAAAACATCGACTTCACCCGGCTCAGCGCGGAGTTGGATGCTTGCCTGCTCACGGACGCTGAAATGGCCCTGGGTGTCGAGAGCTGGCGCTTGTTGCCGGACCCGTTCGGTCCGTGGCATGACGAGGTTGCGGCATGA
- the folE2 gene encoding GTP cyclohydrolase FolE2 codes for MNALTLPDVAAQVSRQALPLDWVGMCGIATPVLIDGQRLSAIADAGVSLDDGDARGIHMSRLYLALDMLEETPLSPMLLRRVLQQFLDSHEGLSQTATLSIHTDLLLKRPALISPLAGWKRYPVSIKAQLRDAVFHVELKIQIPYSSTCPCSAALARQLIQQQFVNDFANKRLEHADILAWLGSANGIVATPHSQRSTATLNLRLKANVDELPLLSLINEAEAALGTAVQTAVKRADEQAFALANGQNLMFCEDAARRLSTALRRSSNIVALDVRVVHAESLHAHDAVAESRWQREAS; via the coding sequence ATGAATGCGTTAACGCTGCCAGACGTTGCTGCGCAGGTTTCACGCCAAGCGTTGCCCCTCGATTGGGTCGGCATGTGCGGCATCGCAACCCCCGTGTTAATTGACGGTCAGCGTCTGAGCGCGATCGCCGACGCGGGTGTCAGCCTCGACGATGGAGACGCTCGGGGTATTCACATGTCACGTCTGTACCTGGCGTTGGATATGCTGGAAGAGACGCCGCTTTCCCCGATGCTGTTGCGCCGCGTGTTGCAGCAATTTCTTGATAGTCATGAAGGCTTGTCCCAGACCGCCACCCTGAGCATCCATACTGATTTGCTACTCAAGCGTCCGGCGCTGATCAGCCCACTGGCGGGCTGGAAGCGTTATCCAGTGAGCATTAAAGCGCAGCTGAGAGACGCAGTGTTCCACGTGGAACTGAAAATCCAGATTCCCTATTCCTCCACCTGCCCTTGCTCAGCAGCACTTGCTCGACAGCTGATCCAGCAGCAATTCGTGAACGACTTCGCCAACAAGCGGCTTGAGCACGCCGACATCCTGGCCTGGTTGGGCTCAGCGAACGGCATTGTGGCTACCCCGCATAGCCAGCGCAGTACTGCGACCCTGAATCTAAGATTGAAGGCCAACGTCGACGAATTGCCTTTGCTGTCTCTGATCAACGAAGCCGAAGCCGCCCTCGGCACCGCTGTGCAAACTGCAGTCAAACGCGCCGATGAACAGGCCTTCGCCCTCGCCAACGGCCAGAATCTGATGTTCTGCGAGGATGCCGCTCGGCGATTAAGCACAGCCTTGCGGCGGTCATCCAACATCGTCGCCCTGGATGTTCGCGTCGTCCACGCCGAAAGCCTGCATGCCCATGACGCCGTGGCCGAAAGCCGCTGGCAGCGGGAGGCATCATGA
- a CDS encoding metal ABC transporter ATP-binding protein, whose product MIRCQTLRWGAPGQPLTPSLNMARPAGSLTAIIGANGSGKSSLLKVLAGLQKPLSGKVTLDVPRRGGVSFLPQQQHLDRQFPISLQELVAAGSWGNRHTPAMRKKLLQAVLEDWALAGLEHRPLMALSGGELQRALLARLSLAEAPLLLLDEPHAALDEQGQALLWKHIHGWHAAGRTLVVVCHDLAAVREHMPDTLLIRHTGCVLDRSVELIAQQPCTRVA is encoded by the coding sequence ATGATCCGTTGCCAGACCTTGCGCTGGGGCGCGCCCGGACAACCCCTCACGCCGTCGCTGAACATGGCGCGGCCGGCGGGTAGCCTGACCGCCATCATCGGTGCCAACGGCTCAGGCAAAAGCAGTTTGCTGAAAGTGCTCGCGGGGCTGCAAAAACCGCTGTCCGGCAAAGTCACGTTGGATGTTCCACGACGTGGCGGTGTCTCGTTCCTGCCACAGCAGCAACATCTGGATCGGCAATTCCCCATCAGCTTGCAAGAGTTGGTCGCCGCCGGTTCCTGGGGTAACCGCCACACGCCAGCCATGCGAAAAAAGTTGCTCCAGGCCGTCCTGGAAGACTGGGCGCTGGCAGGTCTGGAACATCGCCCGTTGATGGCGCTGTCTGGCGGCGAGTTACAACGCGCCCTACTCGCTCGCCTGAGTCTGGCTGAAGCGCCATTGCTGTTGCTCGACGAACCCCACGCCGCTCTCGACGAACAGGGCCAGGCGCTGCTGTGGAAACACATCCATGGCTGGCATGCTGCGGGCAGAACCCTGGTGGTGGTTTGTCATGACTTGGCGGCGGTACGCGAGCATATGCCTGACACATTACTGATCCGCCACACCGGCTGCGTGCTGGATCGCAGTGTCGAGTTGATTGCCCAGCAACCTTGCACGCGGGTGGCCTGA
- a CDS encoding metal ABC transporter permease: MLAATHFWQPFQEFVFMRRALLGGLVLACSTAPLGVFLILRRMSLIGDAVAHGILPGAALGFWFAGLSLPALTLGGLGAGLGMAGLAAWITRRTGLREDASLAAIYPISLAAGVLILGMAGKRLDLLHLLFGSALAVDGPTLTGMLWVSGTSLVAMALIYRPLLLDTLDPLFLQTVSRLGPLAHGVFLTLVVLNLVIGFQAIGALMVVGLMMLPSAASRFWSRRLPVLMMVAALLGCLSVWLGLLLSFYLSLPSGPAIVLVAGALYLLSVVFGPVHGLLRRPPLLTSQ, translated from the coding sequence ATGCTCGCGGCCACCCATTTCTGGCAACCTTTTCAGGAATTCGTCTTCATGCGCCGGGCGTTGCTTGGCGGCCTGGTGTTGGCTTGCAGCACGGCTCCGTTGGGGGTCTTTTTGATTTTGCGTCGCATGAGCCTGATCGGCGACGCCGTGGCTCACGGCATTCTACCCGGCGCGGCCCTGGGGTTTTGGTTCGCCGGGCTGAGCCTACCCGCCCTGACGTTGGGTGGTCTCGGCGCGGGTCTGGGTATGGCTGGGCTGGCCGCATGGATCACCCGTCGTACCGGTCTGCGGGAAGACGCCAGCCTCGCGGCGATCTATCCCATTTCCTTGGCCGCTGGTGTGTTGATACTCGGCATGGCCGGCAAGCGCCTGGACCTGCTTCATTTGTTGTTTGGCTCAGCACTGGCAGTAGACGGCCCAACGCTCACCGGCATGCTCTGGGTTTCCGGAACCAGCCTGGTAGCGATGGCACTGATTTACCGCCCCCTGCTGCTCGACACCCTGGATCCGCTGTTCCTGCAAACCGTCAGTCGCCTGGGTCCCTTGGCCCACGGTGTATTCCTGACCTTGGTGGTGTTGAACCTGGTGATCGGCTTCCAAGCCATCGGGGCGCTAATGGTGGTCGGCCTGATGATGCTGCCGTCTGCCGCTTCGCGGTTCTGGAGCCGTCGGCTGCCAGTCCTGATGATGGTCGCGGCACTGCTCGGTTGCCTGTCGGTGTGGCTCGGCCTGTTGCTGTCCTTCTATCTATCGCTGCCCAGCGGGCCTGCCATCGTATTGGTGGCGGGTGCGTTGTATCTGTTGTCCGTGGTGTTCGGTCCGGTGCACGGCTTGCTGCGCCGCCCGCCTTTGCTCACATCCCAATGA